The following proteins are co-located in the Haloplanus sp. HW8-1 genome:
- the ribB gene encoding 3,4-dihydroxy-2-butanone-4-phosphate synthase: protein MRGRGESTSAGTEALDRAVAAFRAGEPVLVHDADDREGETDLLYPASAVTPAAVSRLRNDGGGLVFVALTAVVADRFALPFLHEELDHPANDHTDLDYDTRPSFSLTVNHRDSFTGVTDDDRARTIRRLGEASDDDGYDVEAFAEEFRTPGHVHLLRAAPGLLTERLGHTELGLALAREAGVAPAVAGCEMLDDETGEALSTADALAYARRHDLPFVEGAALVDELT from the coding sequence ATGCGTGGTCGCGGGGAGTCGACGAGCGCCGGCACGGAGGCACTCGACCGCGCCGTCGCCGCCTTCCGTGCGGGGGAGCCGGTGTTGGTCCACGACGCGGACGACCGCGAAGGGGAGACGGACCTGCTCTATCCGGCGAGCGCGGTGACGCCGGCGGCGGTGAGTCGTCTCCGCAACGACGGTGGCGGCCTCGTCTTCGTCGCCCTCACTGCCGTCGTCGCCGATCGATTCGCCCTCCCCTTCCTCCACGAGGAACTCGACCATCCGGCGAACGATCACACCGACCTCGACTACGATACCCGGCCCTCGTTCTCGCTGACCGTCAACCACCGCGACAGTTTCACCGGCGTGACCGACGACGACCGGGCGCGGACCATCCGCCGCCTGGGCGAGGCGAGCGACGACGACGGCTACGACGTCGAGGCCTTCGCCGAGGAGTTCCGGACGCCGGGTCACGTCCACCTCCTGCGAGCGGCGCCCGGCCTCCTGACCGAGCGTCTCGGGCACACGGAACTGGGGCTGGCGCTGGCCCGGGAGGCCGGCGTCGCCCCCGCCGTCGCCGGCTGTGAGATGCTCGACGACGAGACCGGCGAGGCGCTCTCGACGGCCGACGCGCTGGCCTACGCCCGCCGGCACGACCTGCCGTTCGTCGAGGGAGCGGCGCTGGTCGACGAACTAACCTGA
- the prf1 gene encoding peptide chain release factor aRF-1 — protein sequence MSTDTQDADDDRRKYEFRRVIEDLKEYEGSGTQLVTIYIPPDKQISDVVAHVTQEHSEASNIKSKQTRTNVQDALTSIKDRLRYYDTYPPDNGIVIFSGAVDAGGGQTDMVTKVLESPPDPIQSFRYHCDSDFLTEPLEGMLSDKGLFGLIVLDRREANVGWLKGKRVEPVKSASSLVPGKQRKGGQSAQRFARLRLEAIDNFYQEVAEMANDLFVPQRHDLDGILVGGPSPTKDEFLDGDYLHHELQDHVVGKFDVSYTDESGLYDLVDAAQDVLADQEVMKDKKQMEEFFENLHTGDLATYGFEQTRRNLVMGSVDRLLISEDLRKDVVVFDCDGQEEFEVIDRRHSTPDHECADGSEAEVQEREDVIEHLMTIAEQRGTETKFISTDFEKGEQLYDAFGGIAGILRYSTGI from the coding sequence ATGAGTACCGACACGCAGGACGCCGACGATGACCGTCGGAAATACGAGTTCCGGAGGGTCATCGAGGATCTCAAGGAGTACGAGGGCTCCGGCACCCAACTCGTCACTATCTACATTCCGCCGGACAAACAGATATCCGACGTCGTCGCCCACGTCACCCAGGAGCATTCGGAGGCGAGCAACATCAAGTCCAAGCAGACCCGGACGAACGTTCAGGACGCGCTGACGAGCATCAAGGACCGCCTCCGCTACTACGACACCTACCCCCCGGACAACGGCATCGTGATCTTCAGCGGCGCCGTCGACGCCGGCGGCGGCCAGACCGACATGGTCACGAAGGTTCTGGAGAGCCCGCCAGATCCCATCCAGTCTTTCCGGTACCACTGTGACTCCGACTTCCTCACCGAACCCCTGGAGGGGATGCTCTCGGATAAGGGGCTGTTCGGCCTGATCGTCCTCGATCGCCGCGAGGCGAACGTCGGGTGGCTGAAAGGCAAGCGCGTCGAACCCGTCAAGTCCGCCTCCTCGCTCGTTCCCGGCAAGCAGCGGAAGGGTGGCCAGTCGGCCCAGCGGTTCGCCCGTCTCCGCCTGGAGGCCATCGACAACTTCTACCAGGAGGTCGCGGAGATGGCCAACGACCTGTTCGTCCCCCAGCGCCACGATCTCGACGGCATCCTCGTCGGCGGCCCTTCGCCGACGAAAGACGAATTTCTGGACGGCGACTACCTCCACCACGAACTCCAGGACCACGTGGTCGGCAAGTTCGACGTGTCCTACACCGACGAGTCGGGACTCTACGACCTCGTCGACGCCGCACAGGACGTCCTCGCCGACCAGGAGGTGATGAAGGACAAAAAGCAGATGGAGGAGTTCTTCGAGAACCTCCACACCGGCGACCTCGCCACCTACGGGTTCGAACAGACCCGTCGCAACCTGGTGATGGGCTCCGTCGACCGTCTGCTCATCAGCGAGGACCTCCGAAAGGACGTGGTGGTGTTCGACTGCGACGGCCAGGAGGAGTTCGAAGTGATCGACCGGCGACACTCGACGCCCGATCACGAGTGTGCGGACGGGAGCGAGGCCGAGGTTCAGGAGCGCGAGGACGTGATCGAACACCTGATGACCATCGCCGAACAGCGCGGCACCGAGACGAAGTTCATCAGCACGGACTTCGAGAAGGGTGAACAGCTCTACGACGCGTTCGGCGGTATCGCCGGCATTCTTCGGTACTCCACCGGCATCTAA
- a CDS encoding transcriptional regulator: MSRSALVGNITAMLQDAGFVVSDRCSIRPKSFDLAARRGDDLLLVKILANVDGLDAETGTEMRRLGSYLSATPLVIGLRTRDEELKPEVVYFRHGIPAINPDTAFDLFVENVPPLIYAAPGGLYVNIDGDLLSDEREERGWSLGRLATELGVSRRTVSKYEDGMNASIEVAIQLEELFDQPFSDPVDVMDGAEGVREADPTPEDPALDPDGDHVLAVLARVGFTVHPTNRAPFTAVSEDGDHEIENLLTGHSAFTRSAEKRARIMSSLGEVTRTRSIYVTEEREKRDAVEGTALVSQEELAALRDADDLRDLILERARAPAES, from the coding sequence ATGTCACGGTCAGCACTGGTCGGAAACATCACTGCGATGCTCCAAGACGCGGGATTCGTGGTGAGCGACCGGTGTTCGATTCGTCCCAAGAGCTTCGACCTGGCGGCGCGGCGCGGCGACGACCTGCTCTTGGTGAAGATCCTCGCCAACGTCGACGGTCTCGACGCCGAGACCGGCACCGAGATGCGGCGGCTCGGGTCGTATCTCTCGGCGACGCCGCTGGTCATCGGCCTACGAACCCGCGACGAGGAGCTAAAACCGGAGGTGGTGTACTTCCGACACGGCATTCCTGCGATCAACCCGGATACCGCCTTCGATCTGTTCGTCGAGAACGTCCCGCCGCTCATCTACGCGGCGCCCGGTGGCCTCTATGTCAACATCGACGGCGACCTGCTCTCGGACGAACGGGAGGAGCGCGGCTGGAGCCTCGGACGGTTGGCGACCGAACTCGGTGTCTCGCGGCGCACCGTCTCGAAGTACGAGGACGGCATGAACGCCAGCATCGAGGTGGCCATTCAACTCGAAGAGCTGTTCGACCAGCCGTTCAGCGACCCGGTGGACGTGATGGACGGCGCCGAGGGCGTGCGGGAGGCCGATCCGACCCCCGAGGACCCCGCCCTCGACCCGGACGGGGACCACGTCCTCGCCGTCCTCGCCCGCGTCGGCTTCACCGTCCATCCCACGAACCGCGCGCCCTTCACCGCCGTCAGCGAGGACGGCGACCACGAGATCGAGAACCTGCTGACGGGCCACTCCGCGTTCACCCGGAGCGCGGAGAAGCGTGCCCGGATCATGTCCTCGCTCGGCGAGGTGACCCGGACCCGTTCGATCTACGTCACCGAGGAACGCGAGAAGCGCGACGCCGTCGAGGGAACGGCGCTGGTGAGCCAGGAGGAACTCGCCGCCCTCCGGGACGCCGACGACCTCCGGGATCTCATTCTCGAACGCGCCCGGGCGCCGGCAGAGAGTTAG
- a CDS encoding NCS2 family permease, with protein MALSDSLANYFGFEEHGTDLRTEVLAGLTTFLTMSYIVVVNPSILAGIPGEKPGITVPGYSLPEVQSMLAVVTIIAAATATLIMALYANRPFGQAPGLGLNAFFAFTVVGALGIPWQTALAAVVVEGIIFIALTAAGAREYVIRAFPEPVKFAVGTGIGLFLAIIGLQAMGIVVDDPATLVQLGAVASDPVAIVSVVGLFLTFALYARGVRGSIVIGIVATSLLGWGVANAGIVGSEAANALVAGGPSATYDITPLAGAFVTGVADIEAFTFALVVFTFFFVDFFDTAGTLTGVAQIAGFLDEDGNLPGIDRPLMADAVGTTVGGMLGTSTVTTYIESASGVEEGGRTGMTALVVALLFLASLAVVPLAAAIPLYASHIALVVIGVVMLGNVVDIAWDDLSYAIPAGMTILVMPLTYSIATGIAAGIVTYPIVKAARGEWDDIRPGHWALAGAFVLYYVVRTNTLA; from the coding sequence ATGGCGCTGAGTGACTCGCTGGCGAACTACTTCGGTTTCGAAGAGCACGGGACGGACCTCCGGACGGAGGTACTCGCGGGGCTGACCACGTTCCTCACGATGTCCTACATCGTCGTGGTGAACCCGAGCATCCTCGCCGGAATCCCCGGGGAGAAACCCGGGATCACGGTCCCGGGATACAGTCTGCCGGAAGTCCAGTCGATGCTCGCGGTGGTGACCATCATCGCGGCGGCGACGGCGACGCTGATCATGGCGCTGTACGCGAACCGCCCGTTCGGGCAGGCACCGGGACTCGGGCTGAACGCCTTTTTCGCGTTCACCGTCGTCGGGGCGCTGGGGATCCCCTGGCAGACGGCACTCGCGGCCGTCGTCGTCGAGGGCATCATCTTCATCGCCCTCACGGCCGCCGGCGCCCGAGAGTACGTCATCCGGGCGTTCCCCGAACCGGTCAAGTTCGCGGTCGGCACGGGGATCGGCCTGTTCCTGGCCATCATCGGGTTACAGGCGATGGGTATCGTCGTCGACGACCCCGCGACGCTCGTCCAGTTGGGGGCGGTCGCCTCCGATCCGGTGGCCATCGTCTCCGTCGTCGGCCTGTTCCTGACGTTCGCGCTCTACGCCCGCGGGGTCAGGGGCTCGATCGTCATCGGCATCGTCGCCACCTCGCTACTGGGGTGGGGCGTCGCCAACGCTGGGATCGTCGGAAGCGAGGCCGCGAATGCCCTCGTCGCGGGTGGGCCGAGCGCGACCTACGACATCACGCCGCTGGCCGGGGCCTTCGTTACCGGGGTGGCCGACATCGAGGCGTTCACCTTCGCGCTGGTCGTCTTCACCTTCTTTTTCGTCGACTTCTTCGACACCGCGGGGACGCTCACTGGCGTCGCCCAGATCGCGGGCTTTCTCGACGAGGACGGCAACCTTCCCGGCATCGACAGGCCGCTGATGGCCGACGCTGTCGGCACCACCGTCGGCGGGATGCTCGGCACGTCGACGGTGACGACGTACATCGAGTCGGCCTCGGGCGTCGAGGAGGGCGGACGAACGGGGATGACCGCCCTCGTGGTCGCCCTGCTCTTTCTCGCGTCGCTCGCGGTCGTACCGCTGGCGGCCGCCATCCCGCTCTATGCCTCTCACATCGCCCTCGTCGTCATCGGCGTTGTGATGCTCGGTAACGTCGTCGACATCGCGTGGGACGACCTCTCCTACGCGATTCCGGCGGGCATGACCATCCTGGTCATGCCGCTGACGTACTCCATTGCGACGGGCATCGCGGCCGGCATCGTCACCTACCCCATCGTGAAGGCCGCGCGCGGCGAGTGGGACGACATCCGTCCCGGTCACTGGGCGCTCGCGGGCGCGTTCGTTCTCTACTACGTCGTGCGGACGAACACCCTCGCGTAG
- a CDS encoding glycosyltransferase family 87 protein has product MSLPRRLLARRHDRPLFVVVALLALVAIGTYPAVDWYLRSVGIAPRFGFWDFGAYSSAVDRWTAGESLYAPNDDGGYHGSYLYPPVALLAFAPFLLALPFRPAALLWTVCTVALLWLAIQRLVTALGVRLRPWERLAVLPLVAGFQPVLLSMKLGQTAAALGALLTFAAAASLRGRSHLSGALTACCGVIKLPYAPAGAHLLGDRDRFVGAVGGGLVLFLLSLFAFGIDAHRTFLDVLAWGIDEGSVARSPRIWLPPYYRPLYDLPHSLAIRLLASLAIVGGVLRAPTDAVRESTALGFAAVPLLAPLTYAYYFVAALPAVVLLVAAELDRPDGVPAVPVVGLLLLHGHSYGLRTAGRTAPEWVPALLLQPGLWGNLLLVGLAAARVATAGGSVSIRSLASMAGRRED; this is encoded by the coding sequence ATGTCGCTCCCCCGCCGACTGCTCGCCCGCCGCCACGACCGCCCCCTGTTCGTCGTCGTCGCCCTCCTCGCACTCGTCGCCATCGGCACGTATCCCGCCGTCGACTGGTACCTCCGCTCGGTCGGCATCGCCCCGCGCTTTGGCTTCTGGGACTTCGGCGCCTACTCCAGTGCCGTCGACCGCTGGACGGCCGGCGAGTCGCTGTACGCTCCGAACGACGACGGCGGCTACCACGGGAGCTACCTCTACCCGCCCGTCGCGTTGCTCGCGTTCGCCCCCTTCCTCCTCGCGCTCCCTTTCCGTCCGGCCGCCCTCCTGTGGACCGTCTGTACGGTCGCACTCCTCTGGCTTGCGATCCAGCGCCTCGTCACCGCCCTCGGCGTCCGCCTTCGGCCGTGGGAGCGCCTCGCTGTCCTGCCGCTCGTCGCCGGCTTCCAGCCCGTACTCCTCTCGATGAAACTCGGGCAGACCGCGGCCGCCCTCGGCGCGCTTCTCACGTTCGCGGCGGCGGCATCGCTCCGCGGACGGTCGCATCTCAGCGGCGCGCTCACTGCCTGCTGTGGCGTGATCAAACTCCCCTACGCCCCGGCGGGCGCCCACCTCCTCGGCGACCGCGACCGGTTCGTCGGCGCCGTCGGCGGCGGCCTCGTGCTCTTTCTCCTGTCCCTTTTCGCGTTCGGCATCGACGCCCACCGCACCTTCCTCGACGTGCTCGCGTGGGGGATCGACGAGGGGAGCGTCGCCCGGTCGCCGCGAATCTGGCTGCCGCCGTACTACCGACCGCTGTACGACCTCCCCCACTCGCTGGCGATTCGCCTCCTCGCCAGTCTCGCCATCGTCGGCGGCGTCCTCCGTGCCCCGACCGACGCCGTCCGGGAGTCGACCGCGCTTGGCTTCGCCGCCGTTCCGCTGCTCGCACCGCTAACGTACGCCTACTACTTCGTCGCCGCACTCCCCGCCGTCGTCCTGCTCGTGGCCGCCGAACTCGACCGCCCGGACGGCGTTCCGGCGGTCCCCGTCGTCGGCCTGTTGCTCCTGCACGGTCACTCATACGGGCTCCGGACGGCGGGGCGGACGGCCCCCGAGTGGGTCCCCGCCCTCCTGCTCCAACCCGGGCTCTGGGGGAATCTCCTCCTCGTCGGCCTCGCGGCCGCCCGGGTCGCCACAGCCGGTGGCTCCGTCTCGATCCGCTCGCTCGCATCAATGGCTGGACGGCGTGAGGACTAG
- a CDS encoding DUF120 domain-containing protein, producing the protein MAESVAASSVSHDELAALKRIGLDGGLSGRTKVSCSGLADRLDTSAQTASRRLQRLDDAGLLDREVLADGQFVALTDAGTAALRGEYADYRRLFEDDTALSLDGTITSGMGEGRHYISLSGYMTQFRDRLGYEPFPGTLNLELTEESVRTRGEMDTLERGVTPIDGWEDEERTFGPATCYAARVETDDASYDGAHVIVPDRTHHDATQLELIAPDKLRDELALADGDALTVHLGEE; encoded by the coding sequence ATGGCAGAGAGCGTAGCGGCGTCGTCGGTGAGCCACGACGAACTCGCCGCGCTGAAGCGAATCGGACTCGACGGCGGGCTGTCGGGACGGACGAAGGTCTCCTGTTCCGGCCTGGCCGACCGACTCGACACGTCGGCCCAGACCGCCTCACGGCGGCTTCAGCGACTGGACGACGCCGGCCTCCTGGATCGCGAGGTGCTTGCCGACGGACAGTTCGTCGCCCTCACCGACGCGGGGACGGCCGCGCTTCGGGGAGAGTACGCCGACTATCGGCGCCTGTTCGAGGACGACACGGCGCTATCGCTCGACGGCACCATCACGAGCGGCATGGGCGAGGGCCGTCACTACATCTCGCTGTCCGGATACATGACGCAGTTCCGCGACCGACTCGGCTACGAGCCGTTCCCCGGCACGCTCAACCTCGAACTGACCGAAGAGAGCGTCCGGACCCGCGGCGAGATGGACACACTGGAGCGTGGCGTGACGCCGATCGACGGCTGGGAGGACGAAGAGCGGACCTTCGGCCCGGCGACGTGCTACGCGGCCCGGGTCGAGACCGACGACGCGTCGTACGACGGAGCTCACGTCATCGTTCCCGATCGAACCCACCACGACGCCACCCAGCTCGAACTCATCGCCCCGGACAAACTCCGCGACGAACTGGCCCTCGCCGACGGTGACGCTCTGACGGTCCACCTGGGGGAGGAGTAA
- a CDS encoding DUF502 domain-containing protein: MSSWRRDVASGLVVLVPILVILFVLNWLYSKVAELPVVRTLPPHYGVPVAVVVFVMLVLSIGYLMRTTAGRLVERGLDSAMNRVPLIRVLYNASKLAVETALTGTEDLQKPVRLETWPGINMTAFKTGKTTADGKVVLFMPTAPNITTGFVIEVDSDRIEETGESVEEALTRILSAGFAEDEHAQGIDIAVEDAGAETTTERDGID; the protein is encoded by the coding sequence ATGTCTTCGTGGAGACGCGACGTGGCCAGCGGGCTGGTGGTGCTCGTCCCGATCCTCGTCATCCTGTTCGTCCTCAACTGGCTGTACTCCAAGGTTGCGGAACTTCCCGTCGTCCGAACGCTGCCCCCGCATTACGGCGTCCCGGTCGCCGTCGTGGTGTTCGTCATGCTGGTGCTGTCGATCGGTTACCTGATGCGGACGACGGCCGGCCGCCTGGTCGAACGCGGCCTCGACAGCGCGATGAACCGCGTCCCCCTCATTCGGGTACTGTACAACGCCTCGAAACTCGCCGTCGAGACGGCACTCACTGGCACCGAGGATCTCCAGAAACCGGTCCGGCTGGAAACCTGGCCCGGGATCAACATGACCGCGTTCAAGACGGGGAAGACCACCGCCGACGGAAAGGTGGTGCTGTTCATGCCCACCGCTCCCAACATCACCACCGGATTCGTCATCGAGGTCGATTCCGACCGCATCGAGGAGACCGGTGAGAGCGTCGAGGAAGCACTGACGCGCATCCTCAGTGCCGGGTTCGCCGAGGACGAACACGCACAGGGCATCGACATCGCCGTCGAGGACGCGGGCGCGGAGACGACGACGGAGAGGGACGGGATCGACTAA
- a CDS encoding glutathione S-transferase N-terminal domain-containing protein, producing the protein MPSLELYELPGCPYCAKVTTKLDELGLEYVSHEVPRAHAERTEVEEVSGQTGVPVLVDPDHGVEGMSESDDIVAYLEKTYGAKAENYSSD; encoded by the coding sequence ATGCCATCGCTGGAACTCTACGAACTGCCCGGCTGTCCCTACTGTGCGAAAGTCACGACGAAACTCGACGAACTCGGCCTGGAGTACGTCTCCCACGAGGTGCCACGCGCACACGCCGAGCGAACCGAAGTCGAGGAGGTGAGCGGACAGACCGGCGTCCCGGTGCTGGTCGACCCCGACCACGGCGTCGAGGGGATGTCCGAGAGCGACGACATCGTCGCCTACCTGGAGAAGACCTACGGCGCCAAAGCCGAGAACTATAGTAGCGATTGA
- a CDS encoding CDP-2,3-bis-(O-geranylgeranyl)-sn-glycerol synthase has translation MVVSLVAGALWAMLPAYVPNNAAVLAGGGHPIDGGRTVDGRRLLGDGKTWRGTAVGTVAGVALAMALNAVRTGAAGALGADLPVFSLRAALGLALGAMLGDIGASFLKRRLGRERGAAVPGLDQLDFVVGALLLAAVLAPTWTLATFSPARLAVIALATPLLHVTTNAGAYLLGLKSEPW, from the coding sequence ATGGTCGTCTCGCTCGTGGCCGGCGCGCTCTGGGCGATGCTGCCGGCGTACGTTCCGAACAACGCCGCCGTCCTCGCCGGGGGCGGCCACCCCATCGACGGCGGGCGGACCGTCGACGGGCGTCGCCTCCTGGGCGACGGCAAGACCTGGCGCGGCACGGCCGTCGGGACGGTTGCGGGCGTCGCCCTCGCGATGGCGCTCAACGCCGTCCGGACGGGCGCCGCCGGGGCACTCGGCGCCGACCTCCCGGTCTTCTCGCTCCGGGCGGCCCTCGGCCTGGCTCTCGGCGCGATGCTCGGCGACATCGGCGCCTCCTTCCTGAAGCGCCGCCTCGGACGAGAGCGCGGCGCCGCCGTCCCCGGCCTCGACCAACTCGATTTCGTGGTCGGGGCGCTCCTCCTCGCGGCCGTCCTCGCGCCGACGTGGACGCTCGCGACGTTCTCGCCCGCGCGGCTGGCGGTGATCGCTCTCGCCACGCCACTGCTCCACGTCACCACGAACGCCGGGGCGTATCTCCTGGGGCTGAAATCCGAACCGTGGTAA
- a CDS encoding P-loop NTPase produces MSRVYAVASGKGGVGKTTTVANLGAVLAEGGHETVVVDADLGMGNLAGVLGVDVDAGPTVNDVLAGTATVDAAIREGPVGLSVLPVSDDLDDFATGDPGALSTLLDDLDTEIVLLDTSAGLSHDSVEPLRVVDEVVLVSTAERGALGDTAKTREVADRFGTPVWGAVATRASAGKGEGRSRGGRSQGGDAGTVADRLGVTVRGTVPDDPAVSAAAEAGEPLVTAAPNAPATDAYRRLAVELVGDDSLGPAAADEPASGPTADADGVVVADAEKMARDGETDAAGIDEEAGIAVGAEDSTDDTPAAAMDRGDTPSDDDSDDEEVVTVESEDDDGSERTGFLRWLLG; encoded by the coding sequence ATGAGCCGGGTGTACGCGGTCGCCAGTGGAAAGGGTGGCGTCGGCAAGACCACCACGGTGGCCAACCTCGGGGCCGTCCTCGCGGAGGGGGGCCACGAGACGGTCGTCGTGGACGCCGATCTCGGGATGGGGAACCTGGCGGGCGTCCTCGGTGTCGACGTCGACGCGGGACCGACGGTCAACGACGTGCTCGCGGGGACGGCGACGGTGGACGCGGCCATCCGCGAGGGCCCGGTCGGCCTGTCGGTGCTCCCAGTGTCGGACGACCTCGACGATTTCGCGACCGGCGATCCGGGCGCGCTCTCGACGCTCCTCGACGACCTCGATACGGAGATCGTCCTCCTCGACACCTCGGCGGGACTGAGCCACGACAGCGTCGAGCCCCTCCGGGTGGTCGACGAAGTGGTACTGGTGTCGACGGCCGAACGGGGGGCGCTGGGCGATACGGCGAAGACCCGCGAGGTGGCCGACCGGTTTGGAACGCCCGTGTGGGGTGCCGTAGCGACGCGCGCGTCGGCCGGGAAGGGGGAAGGGCGTTCCCGGGGTGGTCGGTCACAAGGCGGTGACGCCGGCACCGTCGCCGACCGACTCGGTGTCACGGTCCGTGGAACGGTCCCCGACGATCCGGCGGTGTCCGCCGCCGCCGAGGCCGGCGAGCCGCTGGTCACTGCCGCCCCGAACGCCCCTGCAACCGACGCCTACCGTCGGCTCGCCGTCGAGTTGGTCGGGGACGACTCGCTCGGCCCGGCGGCGGCCGACGAACCCGCTTCCGGACCGACTGCCGACGCGGACGGGGTGGTCGTCGCCGACGCCGAGAAGATGGCCCGCGACGGGGAGACGGACGCCGCCGGGATCGACGAGGAAGCCGGAATCGCGGTGGGTGCGGAAGACTCGACGGACGACACCCCCGCGGCCGCGATGGACCGTGGCGACACGCCGAGCGACGACGATTCCGACGACGAGGAGGTGGTCACCGTCGAGAGCGAGGACGACGACGGGAGCGAGCGAACCGGATTCCTCCGCTGGCTCCTGGGCTGA
- a CDS encoding branched-chain amino acid transaminase, with product MGFEEMREAGDVDTVWMDGEFVDWDDAEVHVLTHGLHYGTGIFEGVRCYDTAEGPAIFRWEEHLDRFYQSGKPYNLEIPFEREELTEATTELIRRQELPSCYIRPVAYYGYDMLGLSPETCPEKVAIAVWPWGAYLGEDALEEGVEVTVSSWRKYASSQIPTNAKTTGPYVNSVLASLEAKREGYTEALLLNEEGNVAEGPGENLFLVRDDEIYTPGLAEGILDGITRDTVITLAREQGYTVHDDATISRGELNTADELFFSGTAAEVTPIRKVDNVVVGEGTRGPVTTDIQQAFFDLVERRTDAHADWFTYVDV from the coding sequence ATGGGCTTCGAAGAGATGCGCGAGGCGGGCGACGTCGACACCGTCTGGATGGACGGCGAGTTCGTCGACTGGGACGACGCCGAGGTTCACGTCCTCACACACGGCCTCCACTACGGGACGGGCATCTTCGAGGGCGTCCGCTGTTACGATACGGCCGAGGGGCCGGCCATCTTCCGCTGGGAGGAGCATCTGGACCGCTTCTACCAGTCGGGGAAGCCCTACAACTTGGAGATTCCCTTCGAGCGGGAGGAACTGACCGAGGCGACCACGGAACTCATCCGCCGACAGGAACTCCCCTCCTGTTACATCCGGCCGGTCGCCTACTACGGCTACGATATGCTCGGATTGAGTCCCGAGACCTGCCCCGAGAAGGTGGCCATCGCGGTCTGGCCGTGGGGTGCGTATCTCGGCGAGGACGCCCTCGAGGAGGGCGTCGAAGTGACCGTCTCCTCGTGGCGGAAGTACGCCTCCTCGCAGATCCCGACCAACGCCAAGACGACGGGACCGTACGTCAACAGCGTGCTGGCGAGTCTGGAGGCCAAACGCGAGGGGTACACCGAGGCGCTCCTGCTCAACGAGGAGGGGAACGTCGCCGAGGGGCCGGGCGAGAACCTGTTTCTCGTCCGCGACGACGAAATCTACACACCCGGCCTCGCCGAGGGTATCCTCGACGGCATCACCCGGGACACCGTCATCACACTCGCGCGCGAGCAGGGGTACACCGTCCACGACGACGCGACGATCAGCCGCGGCGAACTCAACACCGCCGACGAACTGTTCTTCTCGGGCACCGCGGCGGAGGTCACGCCGATCCGCAAGGTGGACAACGTCGTCGTCGGCGAGGGTACCCGCGGACCGGTGACGACCGACATCCAGCAAGCCTTCTTCGACCTGGTGGAGCGGCGGACGGACGCCCACGCCGACTGGTTCACGTACGTCGACGTTTAG
- the pyrE gene encoding orotate phosphoribosyltransferase has protein sequence MTNQDLVAALRDAEAVRFGEFELSHGGTSDYYVDKYLFETDPECLRLIAAAFAERIDEVETKLAGVALGAVPLVAVTSAETDRPYVIARKQAKEYGTGNRIEGRLDEGERVVVLEDIATTGNSALDAVEALREAGAVVDRVLVVVDREEGARELLADHGIELDALLTATDLLADE, from the coding sequence ATGACGAATCAGGACCTCGTGGCGGCGCTCCGCGACGCGGAGGCCGTGCGGTTCGGCGAGTTCGAACTCTCCCACGGTGGGACGAGCGACTACTACGTGGACAAATACCTCTTCGAGACCGATCCCGAATGTCTTCGGCTCATCGCCGCGGCGTTCGCCGAACGAATCGACGAGGTGGAGACGAAACTCGCTGGCGTCGCCCTGGGGGCGGTACCACTGGTGGCGGTGACGAGCGCCGAGACCGACCGCCCCTACGTCATCGCCCGCAAGCAGGCCAAGGAGTACGGCACGGGCAACCGCATCGAGGGTCGACTGGACGAGGGCGAACGGGTCGTCGTCCTCGAGGACATCGCCACGACGGGCAACAGCGCCCTCGATGCCGTCGAGGCGCTCCGCGAGGCGGGCGCCGTCGTCGACCGCGTACTGGTGGTCGTCGACCGCGAAGAGGGCGCCCGGGAACTGCTCGCCGACCACGGCATCGAACTCGACGCCCTGCTGACCGCGACCGACCTGCTGGCCGACGAGTGA